A region from the Citrobacter koseri ATCC BAA-895 genome encodes:
- the irp1 gene encoding yersiniabactin polyketide synthase HMWP1, whose protein sequence is MDNLRFSSAPTADSIDASIAQHYPDCEPVAVIGYACHFPESPDGETFWQNLLEGRECSRRFTREELLAVGLDAAIIDDPHYVNIGTVLDNADCFDATLFGYSRQEAESMDPQQRLFLQAVWHALEHAGYAPGAVPHKTGVFASSRMSTYPGREALNVTEVAQVKGLQSLMGNDKDYIATRAAYKLNLHGPALSVQTACSSSLVAVHLACESLRAGESDMAVAGGVALSFPQQAGYRYQPGMIFSPDGHCRPFDASAEGTWAGNGLGCVVLRRLRDALLSGDPIISVILSSAVNNDGNRKVGYTAPSVAGQQAVIEEALMLAAIDDRQVGYIETHGTGTPLGDAIEIEALRNVYAPRPQDQRCALGSVKSNMGHLDTAAGIAGLLKTVLAVNRGQIPPLLNFHTPNPALKLEESPFTIPVSAQAWQDEMRYAGVSSFGIGGTNCHMIVASLPDALNARLPNTDSGRKSTALLLSAASDSALRRLATDYAGALRENADASSLAFTALHARRLDLPFRLAAPLNRETAEALSAWAGEKSGALVYSGHGASGKQVWLFTGQGSHWRTMGQTMYQHSTAFADTLDRCFSACSEMLTPSLREAMFNPDSAQLDNMAWAQPAIVAFEIAMAAHWRAEGLKPDFAIGHSVGEFAAAVVCGHYTIEQVMPLVCRRGALMQQCASGAMVAVFADEDTLMPLARQFELDLAANNGTQHTVFSGPEARLAVFCATLSQHDINYRRLSVTGAAHSALLEPILDRFQDACAGLHAEPGQIPIISTLTADVIDESTLNQADYWRRHMRQPVRFIQSIQVAHQLGARVFLEMGPDAQLVACGQREYRDNAYWIASARRNKEASDVLNQALLQLYAAGVALPWADLLAGDGQRIAAPCYPFDTERYWKERVSPACEPADAALSAGLEVASRAATALDLPRLEALKQCATRLHAIYVDQLVQRCTGDAIENGVDAMTIMRRGRLLPRYQQLLQRLLNNCVVDGDYRCTDGRYVRARPIEHQQRESLLTELAGYCEGFQAIPDTIARAGDRLYEMMSGAEEPVAIIFPQSASDGVEVLYQEFSFGRYFNQIAAGVLRGIVQTRQPRQPLRILEVGGGTGGTTAWLLPELNGVPALEYHFTDISALFTRRAQQKFADYDFVKYSELDLEKEAQSQGFQAQSYDLIVAANVIHATRHIGRTLDNLRPLLKPGGRLLMREITQPMRLFDFVFGPLVLPLQDLDAREGELFLTTAQWQQQCRHAGFSKVAWLPQDGSPTAGMSEHIILATLPGQAVSAVTFTAPSEPVLGQALTDNGDYLADWSDCAGQPERFNARWQEAWRLLSQRHGDALPVEPPPVAAPEWLEEVRLSWQNEAFSRGQMRVEARHPDGEWLPLSPTAPLPAPQTHYQWRWTPLNVASVDHPLTFSFSTGTLARSDELAQYGIIHDPHASSRLMIVEESEDTLALAEKVIAALTASAAGLIVVTRRAWRVEENEALSASHHALWALLRVAANEQPERLIAAIDLAENTPWETLHQGLSAVSLSQRWLAARGDTLWLPSLAPNTGCAAELPANVFIGDNRWHLVTGAFGGLGRLAVNWLREKGARRIALLAPRVDESWLRDVEGGQTRVCRCDVGDAGQLATVLDDLAANGGIAGAIHAAGVLADAPLQELDDHQLAAVFAVKAQAANQLLQTLRNHDGRYLILYSSAAATLGAPGQSAHALACGYLDGLAQQFSTLDAPKTLSVAWGAWGESGRAATPEMLVTLASRGMGALSDAEGCWHLEQAVMRGAPWRLAMRVFTDKMPPLQQALFNISATEKAATPVIPPADDNAFNGSLSDETAVMAWLKKRIAVQLRLSDPASLRPNQDLLQLGMDSLLFLELSSDIQHYLGVRINAERAWQDLSPHGLTQLICSKPETTPAASQPEVLRHDADERYAPFPLTPIQHAYWLGRTHLIGYGGVACHVLFEWDKRHDEFDLAILEKAWNQLIARHDMLRMVVDADGQQRVLATTPEYHIQRDDLRALSPEEQRIALEKRRHELSYRVLPADQWPLFELVVSEIDDCHYRLHMNLDLLQFDVQSFKVMMDDLAQVWRGETLAPLAITFRDYVMAEQARRQTSAWHDAWDYWQEKLPQLPLAPELPVVETPPETPHFTTFKSTIGKTEWQAVKQRWQQQGVTPSAALLTLFAATLERWSRTTAFTLNLTFFNRQPIHPQINQLIGDFTSVTLVDFNFSTPVTLQEQMQQTQQRLWQNMAHSEMNGVEVIRELGRLRGSQRQPLMPVVFTSMLGMTLEGMTIDQAMSHLFGEPCYVFTQTPQVWLDHQVMESDGELMFSWYCMDNVLEPGAAEAMFNDYCAILQAVIAAPESLKTLASGIAGHIPRRRWPLNAQTDYDLRDIEQATLEYPGIRQTRAEMTEQGALTLDIVMADDPSPSAATPDEHELTQLALPLPEQAQLDELEATWRWLEARALQGIAATLNRHGLFTTPEIAHRFSAIVQALSAQASHQRLLRQWLQCLTERAWLIREGESWRCRVPLSEIPEPQEACPPSQWSQALAQYLETCIARHDALFSGQCSPLELLFNEQHRVTDALYRDNPASACLNRYTAQIAALCSAERILEVGAGTAATTAPVLKATRNTRQSYHFTDVSAQFLNDARARFHDESRVSYALFDINQPLDFTAHPEAGYDLIVAVNVLHDASHVVQTLRRLKLLLKAGGRLLIVEATERNSVFQLASVGFIEGLSGYRDFRRRDEKPMLTRSAWQEVLVQAGFANELAWPAQESSPLRQHLLVARSPGVNRPDKKAVSHYLQQRFGTGLPILQIRQREALFTPLHAPSDAPTEPAKPTPVAGGNPALEKQVAELWQSLLSRPVARHHDFFELGGDSLMATRMVAQLNRRGIARANLQDLFSHSTLSDFCAHLQAATSGEDNPIPLCQGDGDETLFVFHASDGDISAWLPLASALNRRVFGLQAKSPQRFATLDQMIDEYVGCIRRQQPHGPYVLAGWSYGAFLAAGTAQRLYAKGEQVRIALIDPVCRQDFCCENRAALLRLLAEGQTPLALPEHFDQQTPDSQLADFISLAKTAGMVSQNLTLQAAETWLDNIAHLLRLLTEHTPGESVPVPCLMVYAAGRPARWTPAETEWQGWINNADDAVIEASHWQIMMEAPHVQACAQHITRWLCATSTQPENTL, encoded by the coding sequence ATGGATAACTTGCGCTTCTCTTCTGCGCCGACAGCAGATTCCATTGATGCATCGATCGCTCAACACTACCCGGACTGCGAACCTGTCGCGGTTATCGGCTACGCCTGCCATTTTCCTGAATCGCCGGATGGCGAAACGTTCTGGCAAAATCTGCTGGAAGGTCGTGAATGCAGCCGACGCTTTACGCGCGAAGAGCTTCTGGCCGTCGGTCTGGATGCCGCCATCATTGACGATCCTCATTATGTCAATATCGGTACGGTGTTAGACAACGCCGACTGCTTCGACGCCACCCTGTTTGGCTATTCGCGACAGGAAGCGGAGTCGATGGACCCGCAGCAGCGCCTGTTTTTGCAGGCGGTCTGGCATGCGCTGGAACATGCCGGTTATGCCCCCGGCGCCGTCCCCCATAAGACCGGCGTTTTCGCCTCTTCCCGGATGAGTACCTACCCCGGTCGCGAAGCATTGAACGTGACAGAAGTCGCGCAGGTAAAAGGTCTGCAATCTCTGATGGGCAATGATAAAGACTATATTGCCACCCGCGCCGCGTACAAACTCAACCTGCACGGCCCGGCGTTATCGGTACAGACCGCCTGCTCCAGCTCGCTGGTTGCCGTGCATCTGGCCTGTGAAAGCCTGCGCGCAGGCGAATCCGATATGGCGGTTGCCGGCGGCGTGGCGCTCTCTTTCCCCCAGCAGGCAGGCTACCGCTACCAGCCCGGAATGATTTTCTCTCCTGATGGTCACTGTCGTCCCTTTGACGCCTCGGCTGAGGGCACCTGGGCCGGTAACGGTCTCGGCTGCGTGGTGCTGCGTCGCCTGAGAGACGCGCTGCTGTCAGGCGATCCGATTATCTCGGTGATCCTCTCCAGCGCGGTCAACAACGACGGCAACAGAAAGGTCGGCTATACCGCCCCTTCCGTCGCAGGGCAACAGGCAGTCATCGAAGAGGCGTTAATGCTGGCGGCCATCGACGACAGGCAGGTAGGTTACATTGAAACCCACGGCACCGGCACACCGCTGGGCGACGCGATTGAAATTGAAGCGTTACGCAACGTCTATGCGCCTCGCCCGCAGGATCAGCGCTGTGCGCTCGGTTCCGTGAAAAGTAACATGGGCCATCTGGATACCGCGGCGGGCATTGCCGGACTGCTGAAAACCGTTCTGGCAGTCAATCGCGGGCAAATTCCTCCCTTACTGAATTTTCACACCCCCAACCCGGCGCTGAAACTTGAAGAGAGCCCCTTTACCATACCGGTGTCGGCACAGGCATGGCAGGACGAAATGCGCTATGCGGGCGTCTCCTCCTTTGGTATTGGCGGCACCAACTGCCATATGATCGTCGCCTCGCTGCCCGACGCGCTCAACGCGCGCCTCCCCAATACGGATAGCGGCAGAAAAAGTACCGCGCTGCTGCTCAGCGCCGCCAGCGACAGCGCGTTGCGGCGGCTGGCGACGGATTATGCCGGGGCGCTGAGAGAGAATGCGGATGCCAGCTCTCTGGCCTTCACAGCCCTGCACGCGCGCCGTCTCGATCTCCCCTTCCGCCTGGCGGCGCCATTAAACCGTGAAACCGCCGAGGCGCTCAGCGCCTGGGCCGGTGAGAAATCGGGGGCGCTGGTTTACAGCGGCCACGGCGCCAGCGGCAAGCAGGTGTGGCTGTTTACCGGCCAGGGCTCGCACTGGCGCACTATGGGTCAAACGATGTACCAGCACTCAACGGCGTTTGCCGACACGCTGGATCGCTGTTTTTCCGCCTGTAGCGAAATGCTCACGCCGTCACTGCGCGAAGCGATGTTTAACCCCGATTCGGCGCAACTGGACAATATGGCCTGGGCGCAGCCGGCGATTGTCGCGTTTGAAATCGCGATGGCGGCGCACTGGCGTGCTGAAGGACTGAAGCCAGACTTCGCCATTGGGCATTCCGTCGGTGAATTTGCCGCTGCTGTTGTCTGCGGACACTATACGATTGAACAGGTCATGCCACTGGTTTGTCGGCGCGGCGCGCTAATGCAGCAGTGCGCAAGCGGCGCGATGGTGGCGGTATTTGCAGACGAAGACACGCTGATGCCGCTGGCTCGCCAGTTTGAGCTGGATCTCGCCGCCAATAACGGTACGCAACATACGGTATTTTCCGGGCCGGAAGCCCGTCTCGCAGTATTTTGCGCCACGCTCTCGCAGCATGACATTAACTATCGTCGCCTGAGCGTAACCGGTGCGGCGCACTCCGCTTTACTGGAGCCGATACTCGATCGGTTCCAGGACGCCTGCGCGGGACTGCACGCGGAGCCGGGGCAAATACCGATTATTTCCACGCTCACCGCCGACGTCATTGATGAGTCAACGCTCAACCAGGCGGATTACTGGCGCCGACACATGCGCCAGCCGGTGCGTTTTATCCAGAGTATTCAGGTGGCGCATCAGCTCGGCGCCCGCGTTTTTCTGGAGATGGGGCCCGATGCCCAGTTGGTTGCTTGCGGGCAGCGCGAATACCGCGATAACGCATACTGGATAGCCAGCGCCCGGCGTAACAAAGAGGCGAGCGATGTCCTCAATCAGGCCCTGCTCCAGCTTTACGCTGCCGGCGTCGCCCTACCGTGGGCCGACCTGCTGGCGGGCGATGGACAACGTATCGCTGCGCCATGTTATCCGTTTGATACTGAGCGTTACTGGAAAGAGCGCGTCTCCCCGGCCTGCGAGCCTGCCGACGCAGCGCTGTCTGCCGGGCTGGAGGTGGCGAGTCGCGCCGCGACAGCGCTCGATCTCCCTCGCCTGGAAGCGCTTAAACAGTGCGCCACGCGACTGCACGCCATCTACGTCGATCAACTGGTACAACGCTGTACCGGCGATGCCATTGAGAACGGCGTGGACGCCATGACCATCATGCGCCGTGGACGTCTGCTGCCCCGCTACCAGCAGCTACTCCAGCGCCTGCTGAATAACTGCGTGGTCGACGGCGATTACCGCTGCACCGACGGGCGATACGTCCGCGCCCGCCCCATTGAACATCAACAGCGGGAATCACTGCTGACGGAACTTGCCGGTTATTGTGAAGGTTTTCAGGCTATTCCCGACACCATCGCCCGTGCCGGCGATCGGTTATATGAAATGATGAGCGGCGCGGAAGAACCGGTGGCGATTATCTTCCCGCAAAGCGCCTCCGACGGCGTGGAAGTGCTGTATCAGGAATTCAGCTTTGGCCGCTATTTCAACCAAATCGCCGCCGGGGTATTACGCGGCATTGTCCAGACGCGTCAGCCCCGCCAGCCGTTGCGTATTCTTGAAGTTGGCGGCGGAACCGGCGGCACCACCGCGTGGCTGCTGCCGGAACTTAACGGCGTTCCGGCACTGGAGTACCATTTCACCGATATCTCGGCGCTGTTCACCCGCCGCGCCCAGCAGAAATTCGCCGACTATGATTTTGTGAAGTATAGCGAGCTGGATCTCGAAAAAGAGGCGCAGTCTCAGGGCTTCCAGGCACAGTCTTACGATCTTATCGTGGCGGCGAACGTGATTCACGCCACCCGCCATATTGGTCGCACGCTCGATAATCTGCGCCCCCTGCTCAAGCCGGGCGGGCGCCTGCTGATGCGCGAAATCACCCAGCCAATGCGTCTGTTTGACTTCGTTTTCGGCCCGCTGGTTCTTCCGCTACAGGATCTCGACGCCCGCGAAGGTGAGTTATTCCTCACCACCGCTCAGTGGCAGCAACAGTGCCGCCACGCCGGATTCAGCAAAGTGGCGTGGCTACCGCAGGATGGCAGCCCAACCGCCGGGATGAGCGAACATATCATTCTCGCCACGCTGCCCGGTCAGGCGGTTAGCGCCGTAACATTCACCGCGCCATCAGAACCCGTGTTGGGGCAGGCGCTGACGGATAACGGTGATTATCTCGCCGACTGGTCTGATTGCGCAGGTCAGCCTGAACGGTTTAACGCCCGCTGGCAGGAGGCCTGGCGTCTGCTCTCACAGCGTCATGGCGACGCTCTGCCTGTGGAACCGCCCCCCGTCGCCGCCCCGGAGTGGCTGGAGGAGGTTCGCTTAAGCTGGCAAAACGAAGCCTTTTCCCGCGGTCAGATGCGCGTTGAAGCCCGTCATCCTGATGGCGAGTGGCTGCCGCTATCGCCCACCGCGCCTCTTCCTGCGCCGCAGACGCATTATCAATGGCGCTGGACGCCCCTCAACGTCGCCAGCGTTGACCATCCGCTTACCTTCAGCTTTAGCACCGGTACGCTTGCGCGCAGCGACGAGCTGGCGCAATACGGCATCATTCACGATCCGCACGCCTCTTCGCGACTGATGATTGTTGAGGAGAGCGAGGATACGCTGGCCTTAGCGGAGAAAGTGATAGCGGCGCTCACCGCCAGCGCAGCCGGATTGATTGTGGTCACCCGCCGCGCGTGGCGAGTCGAGGAAAATGAGGCACTCTCTGCGTCCCATCACGCGCTATGGGCCTTGCTTCGCGTCGCGGCCAACGAACAGCCGGAACGGTTGATTGCCGCCATCGATCTCGCCGAAAACACCCCGTGGGAAACGCTGCATCAAGGGTTGAGCGCAGTCTCACTATCACAGCGCTGGCTCGCCGCACGGGGTGACACCCTCTGGCTCCCTTCACTGGCGCCCAATACGGGATGCGCCGCTGAATTACCGGCAAACGTGTTTATCGGCGATAACCGCTGGCATCTGGTGACCGGTGCGTTTGGCGGATTAGGCCGCCTTGCCGTGAACTGGCTCAGAGAAAAAGGGGCGCGACGCATCGCCCTGCTGGCGCCGCGCGTGGATGAGTCATGGCTACGCGACGTGGAGGGCGGGCAGACGCGCGTCTGCCGTTGTGATGTGGGCGATGCCGGGCAACTGGCCACGGTTCTTGACGATCTGGCGGCCAACGGCGGCATTGCCGGAGCGATTCATGCCGCTGGCGTATTGGCTGACGCGCCGTTGCAGGAGCTTGACGACCACCAGCTGGCTGCCGTTTTCGCGGTAAAAGCGCAGGCGGCAAACCAGCTGTTGCAAACCCTGCGCAACCACGACGGACGCTATCTTATTCTCTACTCTTCCGCTGCCGCCACCCTCGGCGCGCCGGGTCAGAGCGCCCATGCGCTGGCCTGCGGCTACCTGGACGGGCTGGCCCAGCAGTTTTCCACCCTTGATGCGCCGAAAACGCTCTCTGTCGCCTGGGGCGCATGGGGAGAAAGCGGTCGGGCGGCCACGCCGGAAATGCTGGTGACGCTCGCCAGCCGAGGTATGGGCGCGTTAAGCGATGCCGAAGGCTGCTGGCACCTGGAACAGGCGGTGATGCGCGGCGCCCCGTGGCGACTGGCGATGCGCGTTTTTACCGACAAAATGCCCCCGTTACAACAGGCTCTGTTTAACATCAGCGCCACAGAAAAAGCCGCAACGCCGGTCATTCCTCCTGCTGATGACAACGCCTTTAACGGCAGCCTGAGCGATGAAACGGCGGTGATGGCATGGCTGAAAAAGCGGATTGCGGTTCAGCTAAGGCTGAGCGATCCGGCGTCACTGCGTCCAAACCAGGATCTGTTGCAACTCGGCATGGACTCGCTGCTCTTCCTTGAACTCAGTAGCGATATTCAGCACTACCTGGGTGTACGCATCAATGCGGAACGGGCGTGGCAGGATCTGTCTCCTCATGGACTCACGCAGCTTATCTGTTCTAAGCCAGAGACGACGCCTGCCGCTTCGCAGCCGGAAGTGTTGCGGCACGACGCCGACGAGCGTTATGCGCCCTTCCCTTTGACGCCCATTCAGCACGCCTACTGGCTGGGGCGAACCCACCTCATTGGCTATGGCGGCGTCGCCTGTCACGTCCTGTTTGAGTGGGATAAACGCCACGATGAGTTCGATCTCGCCATACTGGAGAAAGCATGGAACCAGCTTATCGCACGCCACGATATGTTGCGCATGGTGGTTGATGCCGACGGGCAGCAGCGAGTCCTGGCGACAACGCCGGAGTATCACATCCAGCGTGACGATCTGCGCGCGCTTTCCCCGGAAGAACAGCGTATAGCGCTGGAAAAACGGCGGCATGAACTGAGCTATCGCGTTTTGCCTGCCGACCAGTGGCCTCTTTTTGAGCTGGTGGTCAGCGAAATCGACGATTGCCATTACCGCCTGCACATGAACCTCGACCTTTTGCAGTTCGATGTGCAGAGTTTTAAAGTCATGATGGACGATCTGGCGCAGGTCTGGCGCGGTGAAACGCTGGCGCCGCTCGCTATTACCTTCCGTGATTATGTGATGGCTGAACAGGCGCGCCGACAGACATCGGCATGGCACGATGCCTGGGATTACTGGCAGGAAAAACTGCCGCAACTGCCCTTAGCGCCAGAGCTGCCGGTGGTTGAGACACCCCCGGAAACGCCACACTTCACCACCTTCAAATCGACGATCGGCAAGACAGAATGGCAGGCCGTGAAACAGCGCTGGCAGCAGCAAGGCGTCACACCGTCTGCCGCACTGCTCACGCTGTTTGCCGCCACCCTTGAGCGCTGGAGCCGCACCACGGCATTTACGCTGAACCTGACGTTCTTCAATCGCCAGCCGATCCATCCGCAAATCAACCAGTTGATTGGTGATTTTACCTCCGTCACGCTGGTTGATTTTAACTTCTCAACGCCGGTGACGTTGCAAGAGCAGATGCAACAGACCCAACAGCGCCTCTGGCAAAACATGGCGCACAGTGAAATGAACGGTGTTGAGGTGATCCGTGAGCTGGGCCGCCTGCGCGGGTCACAACGTCAACCGCTAATGCCGGTGGTGTTTACCAGTATGCTGGGGATGACGCTGGAAGGCATGACTATCGATCAGGCGATGAGCCATCTGTTCGGCGAACCCTGCTATGTGTTCACGCAAACGCCGCAGGTCTGGCTGGATCATCAGGTCATGGAGAGCGACGGCGAGTTGATGTTTAGCTGGTACTGCATGGACAACGTGCTGGAACCCGGCGCTGCCGAGGCGATGTTTAATGACTATTGCGCCATCCTGCAAGCCGTCATCGCCGCCCCTGAAAGCCTGAAGACTCTCGCCAGCGGCATCGCCGGGCACATTCCCCGCCGACGCTGGCCGCTGAACGCACAGACGGACTACGACCTGCGGGATATTGAGCAGGCGACGCTCGAATACCCCGGCATCCGGCAGACCAGAGCGGAAATGACCGAACAGGGCGCGTTGACGCTGGATATCGTGATGGCCGACGATCCGTCGCCATCAGCGGCGACGCCTGATGAGCACGAACTTACCCAACTGGCGCTGCCGTTGCCTGAGCAGGCGCAGCTTGATGAGCTGGAGGCGACCTGGCGCTGGCTGGAGGCGCGTGCGCTACAGGGGATCGCGGCCACGCTAAATCGTCACGGCCTGTTTACCACGCCGGAGATCGCCCATCGCTTTAGCGCAATAGTACAGGCGCTGTCCGCGCAAGCGTCTCACCAGCGTCTGCTGCGCCAGTGGCTACAGTGTCTGACGGAAAGAGCGTGGTTAATCCGCGAAGGTGAAAGCTGGCGCTGCCGCGTTCCGCTCAGCGAGATTCCTGAGCCTCAGGAAGCGTGCCCGCCAAGCCAATGGAGCCAGGCGCTGGCGCAGTATCTGGAAACCTGCATCGCCCGGCACGACGCCCTCTTCTCCGGGCAGTGTTCTCCGCTGGAATTGCTGTTCAACGAGCAGCATCGCGTTACCGACGCGCTGTATCGCGACAACCCCGCCAGCGCCTGTCTGAATCGCTATACCGCGCAGATTGCCGCCTTGTGCAGCGCAGAACGGATTCTGGAGGTTGGCGCCGGAACCGCAGCCACTACCGCGCCGGTGCTGAAGGCCACGCGGAACACGCGGCAGTCGTACCACTTCACGGACGTCTCCGCGCAGTTCCTCAATGACGCCAGAGCCCGTTTCCATGATGAATCGCGGGTGTCTTATGCCTTGTTCGACATCAACCAGCCGCTGGATTTCACCGCCCACCCGGAGGCGGGTTACGACCTGATCGTTGCCGTCAATGTGCTCCACGACGCCAGCCATGTCGTCCAGACGTTGCGCAGATTAAAACTGTTGCTGAAAGCCGGCGGACGTTTGCTGATCGTTGAAGCGACGGAGCGAAACAGCGTATTCCAGCTGGCGAGCGTGGGCTTTATTGAGGGATTAAGCGGATACCGCGATTTCCGCCGCCGGGATGAGAAACCGATGCTCACCCGCTCCGCATGGCAGGAGGTTCTCGTTCAGGCCGGGTTTGCAAACGAGCTGGCGTGGCCCGCGCAGGAATCGTCGCCGCTGCGCCAGCATCTGCTGGTGGCGCGTTCGCCTGGCGTAAATCGCCCGGATAAAAAAGCCGTGAGCCACTATTTACAGCAGCGCTTTGGCACCGGTCTGCCCATTTTACAGATCCGGCAAAGAGAAGCGTTATTTACGCCGCTGCATGCCCCGTCTGATGCGCCGACTGAGCCAGCCAAACCTACGCCAGTTGCCGGGGGGAATCCGGCGCTGGAAAAACAGGTGGCTGAACTCTGGCAATCGCTGCTGTCTCGCCCCGTGGCAAGGCATCACGACTTTTTCGAACTGGGCGGCGACAGCCTGATGGCGACAAGGATGGTCGCGCAGCTAAACCGGAGAGGGATTGCCAGGGCTAACCTTCAGGATCTGTTCAGCCATTCGACGCTGAGCGACTTCTGCGCCCATCTACAGGCGGCTACGTCAGGAGAGGACAACCCGATACCCCTTTGCCAGGGCGACGGCGACGAAACCCTGTTCGTCTTCCACGCTTCAGACGGCGATATCAGCGCCTGGCTGCCGCTCGCCAGCGCGTTGAACAGGCGCGTTTTCGGCCTGCAAGCAAAATCGCCGCAGCGCTTTGCCACGCTCGACCAGATGATCGATGAGTATGTCGGGTGCATCCGTCGTCAGCAGCCTCACGGCCCTTATGTGCTGGCGGGTTGGTCGTATGGCGCGTTTCTTGCGGCGGGCACCGCACAGCGCCTGTACGCCAAAGGCGAGCAGGTTCGGATCGCGTTAATCGATCCCGTGTGCCGACAGGATTTCTGTTGCGAAAACCGGGCGGCCCTGCTGCGCCTGTTAGCCGAAGGACAAACGCCTCTGGCGCTGCCCGAACATTTCGACCAGCAGACGCCCGACAGCCAGCTTGCCGACTTTATCAGCCTCGCTAAAACGGCCGGTATGGTGTCGCAAAACCTGACGCTGCAAGCGGCAGAAACGTGGCTCGATAACATCGCGCATCTGCTGCGTTTACTGACTGAGCATACGCCGGGCGAAAGCGTTCCGGTCCCCTGTCTCATGGTGTATGCCGCCGGGAGACCCGCACGCTGGACGCCAGCAGAAACCGAGTGGCAGGGCTGGATAAACAACGCCGACGACGCTGTGATTGAAGCCAGCCACTGGCAAATCATGATGGAAGCCCCCCACGTTCAGGCTTGTGCGCAACACATTACGCGCTGGCTTTGCGCAACCTCAACGCAACCGGAGAACACGTTATGA